A single genomic interval of Lathyrus oleraceus cultivar Zhongwan6 chromosome 7, CAAS_Psat_ZW6_1.0, whole genome shotgun sequence harbors:
- the LOC127102383 gene encoding B2 protein, which produces MENNNNNNQQSFWQFSDQLRVHSSNLANLSLNDSIWGNNYSCNKNERRNFDIKVGGEINNNNSSSDGWKQMNNNNNMVGVVDVGINGGFNKGVYPNSNPSSYGNFNSHNNLNINFKGLKFGGAKVENENFHLAKSSKKNTNLNKKHGDNNNSNSEGNKNKDVKAASDKRFKTLPPTESLPRNETIGGYIFVCNNDTMAENLKRQLFGLPPRYRDSVRAITPGLPLFLYNYTTHQLHGVFEAASFGGTNIDPTAWEDKKCAGESRFPAQVRVITRKTCEPLEEDSFRPILHHYDGPKFRLELNVPEALSLLDIFEEQDTSNSSLKVVQA; this is translated from the exons atggagaacaacaacaacaacaatcaacaatcGTTTTGGCAATTCAGTGATCAACTTCGTGTTCACTCGTCAAATCTTGCAAACTTATCGTTAAACGATTCAATTTGGGGAAACAATTACTCATGCAACAAAAATGAAAGGAGAAATTTTGATATCAAAGTTGGTGGTgaaatcaacaacaacaacagcagcagTGATGGTTGGAAACAGatgaacaacaacaacaacatggtTGGTGTTGTTGATGTTGGGATTAACGGCGGTTTCAACAAAGGAGTTTATCCAAATTCAAACCCTTCTTCTTATGGTAATTTTAATAGTCACAACAACTTGAATATCAATTTCAAGGGACTTAAGTTTGGTGGTGCTAAGGTTGAAAATGAGAATTTTCATCTGGCTAAATCTTCTAAGAAGAACACAAACCTTAACAAAAAACATGGAGACAACAACAATAGTAACAGTGAAGGGAACAAGAATAAGGATGTTAAAGCTGCTTCTGACAAGAGATTCAAAACGTTGCCACCGACGGAGTCTTTACCTAGGAATGAAACCATTGGTGGGTATATCTTTGTTTGTAACAATGATACCATGGCTGAGAATCTCAAAAGACAACTATTTG GTTTGCCTCCCAGATACAGAGATTCAGTTAGGGCCATTACTCCTGGGTTGCCCCTTTTTCTTTACAACTATACAACTCACCAACTTCATGGAGTCTTTGAG GCTGCAAGTTTTGGAGGAACAAACATTGATCCAACTGCTTGGGAGGACAAGAAGTGCGCCGGAGAATCTCGTTTCCCTGCTCAG GTAAGAGTGATTACTAGGAAAACATGTGAGCCACTTGAAGAGGATTCTTTCAGGCCAATTCTTCACCACTATGATGGTCCTAAGTTTCGTCTTGAGCTGAATGTGCCTGAG GCGTTGTCTCTGCTGGATATTTTTGAAGAACAAGATACTTCCAACAGCTCTTTGAAGGTTGTGCAGGCATAA